The Pirellulales bacterium genome has a segment encoding these proteins:
- a CDS encoding ThuA domain-containing protein — protein sequence MTLVIHLGHHAIRSLCFALICSSLLTTNWSAADDSTNRPNKAVRILFVTQSFGYKHGSVTRNSDPYSPAEKAMIDLGGSSGLFRVDCTQDVARALTKESLENYDIVMFYTTGPRDKWPLDDATLEYFLGDWVKQKGHGFIGVHSAADTMADYRPYWEMLGGSFNGHPWTESEKVTVTVHEPNHPICKPWGEEFEIQEEIYQFKNWQPEKVRVLMSLNMDKTAIKKPYHVPIAWCKQYGDGKVFHMSLGHNEAVWADPRYQQSLLGGIKWILGLENGNSAPNPELDTKENEKAKAAVEAAQK from the coding sequence ATGACTCTCGTGATCCATCTCGGACACCATGCAATACGGTCACTGTGCTTTGCCCTGATTTGCAGCTCGCTGTTGACCACTAACTGGTCCGCAGCCGATGATTCGACGAATCGGCCCAACAAAGCGGTTCGAATTCTCTTCGTTACCCAAAGTTTCGGCTATAAGCACGGTTCCGTCACGCGAAACTCAGATCCCTATTCTCCGGCCGAAAAGGCGATGATCGATTTAGGAGGTTCGAGCGGTCTGTTTCGGGTCGATTGTACGCAAGATGTGGCAAGAGCACTGACCAAAGAGAGCTTGGAAAATTATGACATCGTGATGTTCTACACCACAGGGCCGCGCGACAAATGGCCCCTCGACGATGCCACGCTCGAATACTTTCTCGGCGACTGGGTGAAACAAAAGGGGCACGGATTCATTGGCGTCCATTCGGCGGCTGACACCATGGCCGACTATCGACCATATTGGGAAATGCTGGGCGGTTCGTTCAATGGTCATCCCTGGACCGAAAGTGAAAAGGTCACGGTCACCGTCCACGAACCCAATCATCCGATTTGCAAGCCGTGGGGCGAGGAATTTGAAATCCAGGAAGAAATCTATCAGTTCAAAAACTGGCAGCCCGAAAAAGTCCGCGTGCTAATGAGTTTGAACATGGATAAGACCGCTATCAAAAAGCCTTATCACGTGCCCATTGCTTGGTGCAAACAATACGGCGACGGCAAGGTTTTCCATATGAGCCTGGGGCACAATGAAGCCGTTTGGGCCGACCCACGCTACCAGCAGTCGCTGCTGGGGGGCATCAAATGGATTCTCGGCCTGGAAAATGGCAATTCAGCGCCCAATCCAGAGTTGGACACGAAAGAAAACGAAAAGGCCAAAGCTGCCGTCGAAGCCGCTCAAAAATAG
- a CDS encoding tyrosine--tRNA ligase — protein MNDIIQDLSWRGLIHQSTDEPKLRAWLVEKSRSLYAGFDPTADSLHVGHLMALMILRRFQRTGHRPIALVGGATGMIGDPSGKSEERNLLNKDVLNANVAAMQQQMRRFLDFDGGASTAAQMVNNFDWMSRFSYLDFLRDVGKHFPVNVMLAKDSVKGRLDRESGISYTEFSYMLLQAYDFVYLNENHACELQVGGSDQWGNITAGIDLARRMRGTQLYGMTCPLLTKSDGGKMGKTESGAVWLSAERTSPYKFYQYWINVDDADAGKCLRFLTELSREEVESLDAARASDPGKRDSQRRLAESLTTLVHGDAGLNTAKRATEIFFGAEIRQLSDNQLAEIFADVPSRELPRDRLAGEGLALIDALAESGLAKSKSQARQTIQQGGAYVNNLRVDSVDAKLTSGDLASETVIVLRSGKKSYALLRFG, from the coding sequence ATGAACGACATCATTCAGGACTTGAGTTGGCGCGGCCTGATTCACCAATCGACCGACGAGCCAAAGTTACGTGCTTGGCTAGTTGAAAAAAGCCGCTCGCTCTACGCTGGATTCGACCCCACGGCAGATAGTCTGCATGTGGGGCACCTCATGGCGTTGATGATCCTGCGGCGGTTTCAGCGGACCGGACATCGACCAATTGCACTCGTCGGTGGTGCGACTGGCATGATCGGCGACCCCAGCGGCAAGAGCGAAGAGCGAAATCTGCTCAACAAGGACGTGCTCAACGCCAATGTTGCTGCCATGCAGCAGCAGATGCGAAGGTTCCTGGATTTTGATGGCGGCGCGTCGACGGCGGCGCAGATGGTCAATAACTTCGATTGGATGAGCCGTTTCAGCTACCTCGATTTTCTCCGCGATGTGGGCAAGCATTTTCCCGTGAATGTGATGTTGGCCAAGGACTCGGTCAAAGGCCGCCTCGACCGCGAAAGCGGGATCAGCTACACCGAGTTCAGCTATATGCTGCTGCAAGCCTACGATTTCGTCTACTTGAACGAAAACCACGCCTGCGAACTGCAAGTCGGCGGCAGCGATCAATGGGGCAACATCACTGCCGGCATCGACCTTGCCCGCCGCATGCGCGGAACACAGCTCTATGGCATGACGTGTCCTCTGCTCACGAAGAGCGACGGCGGAAAAATGGGCAAGACAGAAAGCGGGGCCGTGTGGCTCTCGGCCGAACGAACAAGCCCATACAAGTTCTACCAATATTGGATCAACGTCGATGATGCCGATGCGGGCAAGTGCTTGCGATTCCTCACGGAGTTGAGCCGCGAGGAAGTCGAATCGCTCGACGCCGCCCGCGCCAGTGACCCCGGTAAGCGCGACAGCCAACGCCGCCTGGCCGAATCGCTGACAACATTGGTCCACGGCGACGCCGGTCTCAACACGGCCAAACGCGCGACTGAAATCTTCTTCGGCGCAGAAATCCGCCAGCTCAGCGACAACCAGCTCGCCGAAATATTCGCCGATGTCCCCAGCCGTGAACTGCCGCGCGACCGCCTTGCGGGTGAAGGACTCGCGTTGATCGACGCCCTTGCTGAAAGCGGCCTCGCAAAAAGCAAAAGCCAAGCCCGCCAAACCATCCAGCAAGGCGGGGCCTACGTCAACAATCTCCGCGTGGATTCGGTCGATGCCAAGCTCACCTCTGGGGATCTTGCAAGCGAAACGGTCATCGTCCTGCGCAGCGGTAAAAAGTCTTACGCCCTGCTGCGATTCGGCTAG